The window GCATTGAAGTTGGGTTCAGAAAACAGTACAGCTATATTTTCCTTAACCACTTGATTTAAGTTCAACACAATGTGATTGGTCACTTCGCCTTCCTGCAAGAGCTTTACATATTCATAATCGTCTGCGAGATATATGTTTCCTGCCACATCTGTTATTAGGTATAACGCTTTCGCGAAAGCGAGAACTTGAACAGCTGAATATTCTAACTTGCTTATGCTTTTACCTTCAATGGTAGTGTTCTCAAAAAGAAATTTTCTAACAGGCTTTATCCTCTCATTTGCAAATCCCAGATTGCGATATTCGATGATGATACCCATCCACAGAATATCTATGAGACTAAATTTCTTCCATCCACTATCAGTGTGGCGTTGATCTTCAAAGAGACCTATATCCTGCCAGTGCGTTATCATACGCCTTTCGGCATTAATAATATACTTATTTGCATATTCCTTCTCGTTGAGAAGTCGTAACAATTTAGAGTAATCTGTATTTGATTTTTTCAAGCTGATTGTTTTGAGAATACAAACATAACATTATAAACGTTACGAAACAAAGACGTTTATTTATTTTCAAGTAACGTGATGTATTTCATCATCGTTTGCTTTTCATTTTCTTGCGCTTCGATCATACGTTCACAAGCTTCAGTAAGCTTTAAATTAACGACCTTTAATTCCTTGTGATGCTTTTTATTAAGCTTGTCCAGCTTTTTAGATTTCTTTTTTAAATGATATTTCAACTCTTCTATGGTGCCTCCAGTCTCATCTCTTATTGCATTGAGTATACTATAGAAATCTGGAATGCAATGTTCATCTATTTTTTGAATGAAATTATTTATGATGGTTTCAGCCGATGGATTAGAATGTGTCGTTCTGTTATCGTTTATAATTTCCTTTGCGACATTCTTAACATCTCTTATAGTTCCGCTTCCAGCGTGTGTCACGAAAGAGCCTTCTCCTGTATCCTTAACTGAGTTGTCTATGCGATTATCTGTGGTACGAACTCTCGGAATGTAGTTCAAGGTTCGGTTTGAATAAAAGTAATTCATATCAACATCAAACATTTTTGCAAAGTTGATTAAAGCTAGGTGTGGTATGTGTTTAGCTCTACTTCGTACAGATGATATGATACTTCTATTGGATGGGTAAATAAGTTTCCCTAGACTACTATCATTACTCGGTTTTATTCCTAGCTGGTCATTTTTTTGCAAGACTTCGTCTATTGCATCTATAAATTTTAAATCTATGGTGTCGTAATCTGCATTCTGCTTCATAGTATTAATTTCATTATCAATTACTTCTCCTTTTTCTTTAGCGTTTTGATCTGTCATTTGTTCTAGTAAACTGAAAATTATTATTCAGTTTTGTTGTTTATTAAGCATCGTTTATACATATATTTGGCGATATAATTACAATATAGGCGTTAAATTGTTGCCAAATTTACAAAACTTTTACACTGAATTGTTAATCGAATCACATAAACTTTATAAGAATGTATCAACCTGATGAAATTAAAGCCATTACAAAAAAAATGCACAAGTATTTTGATAACCCCATAGCCCTTGTAGCTAAAGAATCGGGAAAATCAAGACCAACGGTTTCAAAATTTTTTAACCGAAAAGAGATTAGGCCATCTAGCGAAGAGCTTATTTACGAAGCCTGTCTTACGCTATTAGAATCCAAACACGAGAAAACATTGCGTAATAGTAAAAAGGGGAAAGTTCTCACTGAAAACATCCCATTACCCTCGCAAACGTCTATGAAGTTATAATGTAAATCTCATACTGATGAAATTTGCAGAAGATAGCCCAGACCAAGGTTTCCTTAGCCTTATCAAAGAAATCAAGGAAGAAATAGAGATGCTAAAAAAGCACCACAAGCCGACTAGTGAGATAGACAAAGCACACACTTTGCTGTTTCATAACAGTCCTAAAAATGAGTATAGTTAATTATTCCATCGCTTTTAAAGCATTGGATTATCACATTAAAGAACACAACCAGAATACAGATCAACTTTCCAACCGCATACGCCAGGCCATTGCCGCCACTGCAAAGGATATCATTAAAATTTACGGACTTTCCCTACTGAAAGCGAGTAATGTCACACAACTTGATCCACAAAATTTACCGCCTCTAAAGACCAACAATCTACAGTTGGCTAAAATGGGCAACGCCAGTCCTCGTACTATACAGCGTCACTTAAAAAGACTTATAGAAGCAGGAATCATTATCAATAAAATATGGCACGGTACCAATTCTGGATATGACCTCTGGGTCGAGCCAAAGATCTTGTTAGCAAACGGTTTAAAACAGGTTGATAAGCCTAAAAATGAGCAAGACTCACGGAATTTACAACCTACACACAATCAATATCTTAAAAAAACACATACGACAACTTGTCGTCATACAGACTCTAGTAACAATGGTTACATAAATAATTTAATAATAGGCGTTGATAACTCAAGCCGAGCCAAGCTATTCGGAGATAAAAGGAATTCGCTACCGCTCATAAAAGAAACAACGTCACGCAACGCTTCTAGCAACACTTTTACAGGATACACAGGGAAAAAATGCCCCAAAAAATCCAAAGATGCAGGGGAAAATGCGCGGAATCGAGCCACAAATCAAACTGGCGCCGAAAATTTGCCACGAGATTCGGCTCGTTCCGCTTCCCTTTCTGTTTATGTGAATGCGCTTTGGACGCTTTCGCGAAATGTGCTCTACCAAGACACCTATCTCACAGAATCACAAATCAAAATTGGTAAAGAGTTACTCTGGCAATGGTATAATCCAGTAGCCGATAAACATCTAGCAAATGTGCATCAATGCTATGTAGATCGCATAGAACTCGTACGGAAATATCTCGCCAAAGACCCAGAGCGTCGCTTCGTGCAGTTGCCAAATCAATATTTTGATCCTAAAAATAAAACAGGTTTTGCCGGCACAAAAAAATGGTGGCGAGACCACAAAAAACGCCAGGTTGAAGTGCAACTAAAACTCATCGTTGCTGCGCAAATACGCAGATTTCTAAACAATGAGAAAAAAGATACTGCC is drawn from Nonlabens dokdonensis DSW-6 and contains these coding sequences:
- a CDS encoding DNA-directed RNA polymerase subunit beta translates to MKKSNTDYSKLLRLLNEKEYANKYIINAERRMITHWQDIGLFEDQRHTDSGWKKFSLIDILWMGIIIEYRNLGFANERIKPVRKFLFENTTIEGKSISKLEYSAVQVLAFAKALYLITDVAGNIYLADDYEYVKLLQEGEVTNHIVLNLNQVVKENIAVLFSEPNFNAFAGLNKDEIQVMLILRSESYQSVQVTKKNGEIDMIEGTERISEKDRIIDILKQHEYQNIEIKQANGKVVLISRTVKQKAK
- a CDS encoding winged helix-turn-helix domain-containing protein: MSIVNYSIAFKALDYHIKEHNQNTDQLSNRIRQAIAATAKDIIKIYGLSLLKASNVTQLDPQNLPPLKTNNLQLAKMGNASPRTIQRHLKRLIEAGIIINKIWHGTNSGYDLWVEPKILLANGLKQVDKPKNEQDSRNLQPTHNQYLKKTHTTTCRHTDSSNNGYINNLIIGVDNSSRAKLFGDKRNSLPLIKETTSRNASSNTFTGYTGKKCPKKSKDAGENARNRATNQTGAENLPRDSARSASLSVYVNALWTLSRNVLYQDTYLTESQIKIGKELLWQWYNPVADKHLANVHQCYVDRIELVRKYLAKDPERRFVQLPNQYFDPKNKTGFAGTKKWWRDHKKRQVEVQLKLIVAAQIRRFLNNEKKDTAKQKPRLALFRQCETRIGKLGQPELLQHFHASVLNPSTQRFLYTNT